Sequence from the Paenibacillus riograndensis SBR5 genome:
TGGCTGGAGCGTAACATCTATAAATGGTGGCTCCACTTGCTCCTAGCACAACGATTTTCATGCGTTATTCGCTGCTCCCCTCAGCTCTTTATCGTCAACGTTAAATCCTTTTATCATTAGAAATAAAGCCAGAATCAATTCGCCAAAAGCCGTTGGTGCATTTAAGAGCATATAGGCCGAAGTTGTGATCGAAATCCCGTCCGATAATAGAATCAACGTAGCGGCAACTGTACAGATGGAACCTATCATCCCCCATACCGCCAGCCATCTTGGAATCCGTCGAGTTGTATATAGGCAATAATACAGAATTAAACTGCCGATACTCCATGGCAAGATCATGCCAATATGATTAACGAAATCCCGGCCCTGCCGAAGCCATTCTGCATTCCATTCAAAGATAACTGCGTTTACAGGAGTGGCCGATACTGCACTTTGGCTGATTTCCAATAAAAGAGGGAGAAAACCGATTCCGAGGAAAAGAAAACCTGCACCTATTAATTTGAAAGCGACAAATCCTGTTACGAATCGCTCGCTGTAAGTCTTTAGAAGGGAATAAAACAATACGGTTATAGCAACATATGCTACGGCCATTGCCGTTTGAAAAAAAGCCGCTGTCAACACATGCTTTTCGAGATTTGGCAACTGTTCGAAATAATCGGAACGTTCTAATGCAGGCACAGAGCTAAACACACCAAATATCATGCTGCTTATAAGAAGCAGTCCCAACTGGATCGCCGTTCGTCTATTTGTTTTAATAACCAATCACTCCCCGATATAATGAAATGTTCTTATTACATCATATCGGTTCCCGGCAATAACGCGGTAGCTACTAAAGTAGGGTACGCAGCACAAAAGTAATCCGACCTCTCGAGCACGCGCAATCGCTTCTGTACGCCTCTTCACCTGCAACTCCTCAAATATGCAATTATAAGGAATACGATCATTATGAGTTTTCAGTTACTGGTTTATAACAAACACACCAACCTGCTCCCCAAACTGTCCAATCCACAGTTCTCCGTTACCAATCATAACACCTTTCCAATTGACAAATACTTTTTCGACTTTTTGCGCTAATAATGCCTGCTTAACTTTAGCAGTTATGATTTTGTCGTATTTTGCAATAAAATCCTTCTTGGTTTTGATTTGCATGGTTTTTCCGTTATGATTCACTTTCAATGGGTACACTATCAAATTGGCTACTTCGGATTTTTTTCCTTCTTTAACGTTTTTTTGGAGCAAACTGAAGTTATGCTCAAATACGATTGGATCGTTGATGCCTGCGACTTCATATGGATTGTTAAGGATATTAACCGCAATAACTCCAAGTTTATTGTTTTGATTACCAATCCACAAATCTCCATCTCCATCTCCAACCATAATCCCTTGGTAGTTCACAAACACCTTATCGGCTTTTTGAGCTAACAGATTTTCACGTACACGGGAAGTAAAGATACGATCATATTTTTTAATAAATTCATTTTTGTTATAAAAAACATATTTTTTGTTGTCTTTGTTTAAATTCAGTGGATAGGAGATCAGATCTGCCACTTCTGCTGGTTTGTTGCCCTCAACTGCTTTCTGCAATTTTGCAAAATAAGCCGTAAATTCCGCTGGATCGTTGATGCCCGCAACCTCATAAGGATTACTGCTAGCTGAACTCGTTACGTTAGTTGAAGTACTTGTACCTTGCTCAGCCCAGGCTTGACCGGGAAATACAGCTGTAACAATTGAGAGACTCAAAATAATTGCAGCTTTTTTCATGCTATTGTTTGTCATAATGGTTTCCTCCTAAATTTATTTCTACTTCGGGTATATACCTAAGATGTGTACCGCAAGTACAACTAGCTATACAAGCCTTATGGTTAATTTACCCAAAAAGGCGGGGGAAGGCTCAAAGGAGAACACGAAGTCTTCATTCAGACGATCGACTTATAACAACTTTTTTTCAAGCATGAGCAGTTGATACAAGCCAAGATAATGGATAACATGCAGCTAATAGCAGCAAGCCCCATCGACAACAATACTGAATAGGACATCCATACGCTAATCATATTGTAATTGTAGTTCAACAGATAAGGCCAGATCAGCACCACTACCAACAGCAGTGCTCTAAAGAGCAGAGTAATACGGGCCCGGATTCTTTTCCTGCGTCTAGCATTTTCATCTATTATGCTTTGGTTTTTCCCTCCGGCTAGTTTAATAACCTTTAGAGTAATGCCAATAGCCGCTAACAGGACTAGGAACGATGATACCAAATCAATTATTATGTAGCTATCGTCATATTTGAAGTTGTGCATTGGATTCCCATTCATTTGCTCATACTTATTCTTAGCAATCAGCGAGGGTGCAGTTGAATTCAAATTAGCGAGCACGAATACCGCCTCCTGCCGCTCCAGGTCGATAATGACCTGAGAGGAATAATTCGGGTTACTTCCGCTATGACTGATCACCCGGTTGACCCGGTCATTGCTCCATCCGAAGGAATAGTATTGGTTCTTAGCTTCATATCCGGCTGCCCGGATGTCAACCTCATGGGATTGTTGAATGGCGTTCTTCAGATTATCCGGTACATCGCTTATTCCCATCTGGGCGTTGATCCAATGCTCCAAATCCTTTATATTCGTTACCAAATATCCCGCAGCAATATTCCCGTAATATCTGGGGGCATTATATGCTAAGCTTTTTCCAAAAAACACGCGATAGCCTTGGGTAAGCTGATCCGGTTTCTTTTCCTGTCCTGATGAAAAATAACTGTCTGTCATCCCCAGCGGAACCAGAATGTGTTGAGTCACATAATCCTGATAGCTTATGCCTGTAACTTGTTCAATAATCATTGCTAAAATATCATAATTAACAGTTGCATACTGATGCTCAGTCCCGGGATATGTATCTAATGTAATGCCTGAAATCTTATGTATGGTTGTTCCAAGCATTTCCTCAGTACTACCTTCTGGAATTAACCTGATGCTCCATGACGGTATACCGCTTGTATGAACCAACAGCTGGTTAATCGAAATCTTAGTTTTCTCTCCCTTATAGGTTGGCGCAAACCATGGAAGATAATCTGAAATATAATCGGAATAAGCTAAGGCTCCCTCTTCTTGTAACAAAATTATAGCCAGAGCCGTAAACGCCTTGGTGGTCGAGCCCAATTCAAACAACGATTCTTCAGTGACCTGCTTTTTTTGATCAACATCGGCGTAGCCGTATACCTTAAATTCTGCCTTGCCCTGCTTGGATGATACGATAGCTACGCCTGGAGTCGCTGTTTTGTCCATGATGGTTTCCACCATGTTTTGCTCATTATCATATTTCCCTGATGCAAATAAAGTTCCAATCCCATGCCAACAGGCAATAGTAGTGATGATCACGATCAGCAGGATTATACCTACTGCAGCTATAGTTCCTTTTCTCCTAATTATCTTCAAGTTCAAAATCTCCCTCTTTTCTAAACACGCAGTGCTCTTTTTAATTTAGACGTTCGATCTCCCCCATTCCCTTCAAAGATACATCTTGCTTCCAAATCAAAAACTCCTGCCAAAACATCAGCAGAAGTTTCATTAAAAAATTGATTCACACGAACACCCCATCAATGAGATGTACGTGTGGGTCAATAACTAGCTATACACATCGGCAAAAATGCGCAGTCCTTTAATAATGACATAGGCGAAAACACTGATCACCACCAGAAAAATAGCGCCGATAAACAGCCTGAAGAACACCGGTACTTCACTGAAAAAGTCAAAAAATCCGCCCGGTTCCCTGAATCCGCCCACCTATTCTCCCCCTTTCGTACCAACGCTCTCTTCTGGAGCGCCCTTTTTTTCCGTCCGTTCCCCTTCATCCGCCGGAGCAGACAATAACTTACCGCCAACGGAATATTTCTGCCGTTTGTTGATGATGTCATCCAGCCAATCCGCCAGCCGCACCCCGTCTTCCTCTGTCTTGAATAAGACATCGCGGGTCGCGAAGGTATGCGAGGTGGTGCCTTTTTTGGCATCCAGCCCGTCATCGGTCACAAAATAAACATAATTCGGAAGGGTTTCGGCCAATTCCCGGACTGCTGACGTCATCCTTCTAGACCAGGCGGCTGCATCGCTTTGGCTGGAGACCGGGGCTTTATCGTTGATTTTATTCTCAAAATGGGTCAAGATTTCATCGTACAAAGAATAGGATTGCAAAAAGACCGTCCCGTCCGCCATTTGACGGCTATTGCCTCTAACCGCCGCGCCGATCAGATCCGCAGCCGCCGGATAACCGAAGTTCTTCTTGAAATCGGCATGCCATTCGTTATCAACGATCCCAGGCCATTTGTCGCTGTATAAAAAAGAACTGTCCGAATATTGATAAATTTCGGCATCTTTGTAATGCCCGGCGATTTCGGGCGCCCAGAAGGCCGACCCGAAGCCGCCGGCGCTTTCTCCGGCAATCAGCAGTTTATCCGGCTGAACGGCATGTTCGTAAATCCAGTCCAGACTGCTTTGCACATTATTTCTGCCGTTATAATTCACGATAAGGCTGCTGCCATCCTTCTCCGGGTATTTGGCGATACGGTTGCCGATATGGAAATCGCCGGTCGAATAAGGAATATATGCGACATTCCACTCCCGGAAGGGGTTCTCCGGCCGGTCCGCCATGATTCCGTCCAGCAGGGTCAGCATGTAAAAAGGCAGATTTGCAAAGTAATTGCCGGGATCTTTTCCCGTGAGAATGTTGGTAATTTTCATCGGGCTAGCCGCGCTGGGGGCATCCCAGCTAACCCCGCCGCCGGAGAAAAAAATAATCCAGTTGCGGCTGCTCCCTTTTTTGGTCAGCAGATAATATTCCGAGCCGTCGCTTGAACGGACGTTTCCGCCCAATTCTACCCTGTTCCACTTATGAGGCTTCGTATCGGCGTACTCGGCAATCTGTGTCGGCCGTTTAATGACAAAGGCATACACTACACCCGCTCCCACCAGGGTTAAGGCCAGCAGCGCCACCAATGAAATTTTCAACCATTTACCGGTTTTTCTCTTCATTTCCCCTGATCCCTCCTTACTTAGAAACTGTATGTACAGTCCGCAACGGCTACTCGCCTGCCTTCTTCAAATATACCCCATTTGCAGCACCTGGGGCCAATTTTTCCATGCATCCCCGGTTCTGTTTGAAGCGGAGACGCCTGTACACCGCATCTTTTGGGGAGGAAGATTTCGTAAAGCATGGTACAATGATACTGATGCAAACCATTCAGTGGGAACGGCCGGACATGCCTGCCATGCCGGATTTCCCCGTAATACAGGAGGTCATGTGATGGGCAATATTGCTGCGGTGTGGCCGGCTTTTATACAGGCCATGAGCGAACAGGAGCGGAGGTTCCCCGAATTTTTGAATGAACCGGCTACGGAGGAGGAATTGCTTGAAGCGGAACAGCAGCTCGGCTTCCCGCTTCCGGAGGAAGTAGAGGAATTATATCGCATACATAACGGACAAAATCATATGTACGGCATCGTATTCGGGCTCGACTTTTTGTCCCTGACTGAGCTGTGCAGAAAGTGGAATGACTGGAAAGAGCTGATTGATTCGGAAGGACCGGAAGGCCTTGAAGAACTGGGAGGCCTGTGCACCTCCGCTCCGCCGGGCGCGATCCAAACCGTATATGCCAATCTCCGCTGGATTCCCCTCTTTTACGATGGATCGGGCAATGCGGTTGGGGTCGATCTGGACCCCGGCGAGCAAGGAAGCATGGGCCAGATCATCAATTTCGGGCGCGACGAAGATAACAAACTGGTGCTGGCGCCGAATCTCGCCGCTTTTATCCCGCGTTATCTGACGGCATTCGCGGGCGAGGTTGAGATTGAGGCCGAAGACGATGAAGATGATATTTTCTTCAGCCTGGACGCCCATGCCATTGATGTGTGGAAACGCAAGGCAAAAGAGGGCGCACACTGACCCTCCCGAGTGCTATGAGGCTATACATCGCTGGCTGCGCTTAGCTGCCGGGGTTGCGGAGTGCGTTCTGCTTTAGTCTTTTTTGCGCAAAATCGTGCCCGGCGGTCCCGGATATCCAGCAAGCGGAACCCAAATTCAGTCTGTTTTTCGCTGATTCTTATCCCGGCCAATCACATACTCCATCTGTATATCAAACGGCTCCAGCGCCACATGATGCGCGTTAATCTCCACCGCATCAACACAGCCCAACGCCCGGTAAAAAGCCTGTGTTTCTTCTGCGGAATGCGCGGAGATATACAGCTTCTGCGCGCCCCACGCTTCAGCCTGCTCCGCCGCCATCATAAACAAGCTTCTTCCAAGCCCGGCATGGCGGAAATCCGTGGAGACATGCAGCTGCATTAAATCCGCGTACTGCTGCGCACTGCCGAACAGCTCGCGCAGCAATGCGGCAAACGCGGCGATTTGCCCGTTATGTACAGCACATATGACCTTCCCCCCATTATGAATACATGTATGAAAATCCTCGGCAATGATTTCGTTTTTGGTTGCGGCGTCCCAGTTGTCAATGAACGGCGCATCGACCAGCTTCCGCTCCCCTTCAACTGTGCGCCAGGCGCGGGTCACCCGTTGAAATCTGTTGAAGGAATCCAGCAGGCCCGGCCGCAAATCATCCAGGCTTAAGCTTTTAAATTCTATATTTTGAATCCTCATCGTCCATCATCCCCGCTCTCCAACAATTCCTCTCTGCTACTTACAGGAACAACAGCCGCATCAATGCGCCTATGGTATACTATGGAAAAGAACTTGAACAGTAATTTATTTCCACATCTAATTTGATATGGAGGAATAAAATTATGAGCACTGCATTGGCACTTCCGCTGGAGGAAACCATCAAAACCCGTTCCTCGGTCCGGACCTATTCCAGAGAAAGCATCGAACAAGGGACCAAAGAGCAGATTCAGTGGTTCATCGGCACATTGGGCAATCCTTTCTCGGCAGAGGTACATTTCAAGCTGCTGCAAACGGAGCAGGCCGCAAACGCGCGGAAGCTCGGCACCTACGGCGTTATCAAAGGCGCCAAAGATTATATCGGGGCTTCCGTGACCAACGGAGCACTGGCGCTGGAGGCGCTGGGCTATGAGTTTGAGCATTTGGTTTTATATGCGACCTCATTAGGGCTCGGCACCTGCTGGATGGGCGGAACCTTCAATAGAAGCGAATTCGCCAAAGCGATGGACGTGCGCGAAGGTCAACTGTTCCCGGTTATCTCTCCAATCGGTTATGCCGCCGGTAAAAGACGCTTGACCGAAAACATCGTCCGCAAAGTGGCCAAATCGGACCAGCGCATGCCTTGGGAGACACTTTTTTTCCGGGAATCCTTCAACAACCCCCTGACTCCCGCCGAGGCCGGAGACTATGCTTACCCCCTGGAAATGACGCGGCTGGCGCCGTCGGCTTCCAACAAGCAGCCCTGGCGGATTATCAGGGATGCGGACGGACAGACCTATCATTTCTATGAGTACAAGGCGCGGGGCTACAGCGATGCGCTTGGCTATGATATCCAGAAGGTAGACTTGGGCATTGCCGCCTGTCACTTTCAGCTTGCAGCAGAGGACAAAAATCTGCCCGGAGCATTTCGCGTGCTGCCTCTCCCGCTGACAAATCCGCCGGAGCATTTGCATTATCTTTTTTCCTGGACGCCCTGTTAAAGTGGGACCTTACCCAACCGAAAGGGTGATTTCATCATGAATTACGCATGCATTGATGATACCCTATGGACCAAGAATAACTTTAACCATTTATTGACACTCCCACAGCTAAAGCAGTGGGATTCTTGGATGATTAAGTCGAAGTGCATTTCTGCTATCGAAGTATGACCCCAAGATTGGGCTGTGCCATCAGCCCTCCTAAGACAGTGCGTTTTAGCATCTTAGGCTGATTGACTATTACCACCAATCACAGGTGCGTGAATGATATTCATTGCACCGACTTTATCACGATGCGTATGAAACCCGCATGGACACGAATATTTTCTATCTATCGCTTTATTTAGCGTAGAGCAAGATGGACATTTTTGCGATGTATACGCTGGATTCACATATTCCACTTTGATCCCTGCCATATTTGCTTTGTATTCAATGAATTGTGCCAAGCGATAGAATGACCATGTGTGTAAATTCTTTTCGTTTTTACGACTTGTTCTTGTCGTTTTTCTGATGTTTGTCAGCTTCTCTAAGTGAATGACAGACACTTGATTCTCCACGGCAAAATTGACAATTTGTCTACTTACTTTGTGGTCCTTATCTTTCATCCATCTTTGTTCTTTATGATCCAGTTTACGAATAGCACATAGCTTTTTCTTCTTTCCTAAAGCTTTTCGTTCACTACGGAACTTGCGTTTCATATATTTGTTTTCTCTACCATTCCCAAAAAATCTCGTCTTTCCTTCGCTAGTCACGACAGCAGCAGGGACTTTTAATCCAAAATCAATGCCTATTACCTGTTCGCCTGTGGTTGTCTCTGTAGGAATTTTAAGTGAAACTTGAGCAAACCATTTTCCTGATTTCTCAACGATTCTCATAAGACCACATTTTGCATTTTGAAGAAATTGTTGATCTCTTTCTGTTAAAAGTGCAGGAAAAATTGTCTTTTTCGCTTTGTTGTCCACGATGATCGGAAAAGCAATAGAGGCATTGCCGATGGAATAGTTTTGGTTATTGATATAGTAGGTTGGTTTCCTTAATATTGGACGCTTCATTTCCTTCTTCGTTTTCTTAAATACGCTTTTAGCATCACGAATCGCTTGATTAAGTACAGCAGAAGGGAGTTTGGCTTTTACATCTTTCGTTGTGAGTTTGGGGAATGAACCTTCTTTTTCTGCTTGTTCTGTTAATGTATTAATCACTCGAATATATTCTCTACTTAATAACTTTAATTCGATGGAGCGACTTGGAAAGAATCTTATCTTTATCGTGACGGACTGCATCAGTTTTCACCCCTCTCCTTAATTTGTTTCGCTCTTTTGATGGATTTATCTCGTCAAATGTTGATTCTCTAATTATAGAACAACCACCTAGCCAAGTCGGCAAAGCATTCAAAAATAGATGTGCGTGATCTTGATCTGTTTCGATTGCGATAATCTCTATTTTTAAATCATCACAAACCTCTTTAATCAACTCCTTAAATTTATTTTCAACATCAATTTTAAAGAATGATTCTTTTTCGATATCGTGGACAAAAAACAAAGTGATCATGGATTAGCTATACAGTTGTGTTGGTTCTTCTATAATTATCCATACATTAATTGTATCAATTTATTTTTAAAACTGAAACATGATAACCAAGAAATGTTGGAACATTAACGTGTCTTAGGACACGCCTGTTCCAATCTCGCTATCATCCCACACATAAAGGAGTGGGCTTTCTCGCTCAAAAAATTCTGGAACGGTAGGATGCATCCATCTCATGTTATATTGGAGTGGCAAATACTGGCGAACATACTAAAGGGGTTATACACTATGGATGAACATACGAAACATAAACTGCTTGAAAAAAACGAACGGCTCATCAACATGGTCATTGAGCGCGTAAAACGTGATTTTCCGGAAGACATCGCCATTATAGCGCTCTCGGGCTCGTTTGTAACGGGTGATTTTCATGAAAAAAGCGACCTGGATCTGATCATCATCAACAATACCGACAGAGGCTGGGAGATATCGTCTTGCTTTATCTTGGAGGACGTTGGTTATGATCTATACTGCACTCCGTGGAATACGCGCATTGAACAGCAAGCGAATCTGGAAAGTCCCATGGTTTCTTCGCTTATCCATATGAAGGTGCTTTACTGTGCAAAACCCGAATTTTTGGAGAGATTGAAAGGTTATCAGCAAAAGGCGCTTGATGAACTGGCCAAGCCCATTGGCCAAACCTCCCTTGCCAGGGCACAGGCGTATATCCGTATGGCAAAGCAATATTATGCAGAAGCTTTGTTGGCAGAGGAAACCGGTGCTGTCCGTTATGCGGCAGGCAATCTGGCTCTTGAACTCTTCAACGCGATTAATTGTCTCAATAATACTTTCTTTCAGCAAGGGATCAAGCGATATCTGGAAGAACTGCGCCCCTTGAAATATTTGCCCCATCATTTCGAGCAAACTTATCTGGACCTGGTAAATGCCCGGTCGGTGGATGAACTCAGAAGTATGGCCTTCCGTCTATTGAAAAATACAACAGTGCTTTATGATCAAATGCAAGCCGAACTGGTTGAACCTCCGGTTCCAACCTATGATAATCTAAAAGGCACATATGAAGAATTGTGGTCCAATCAGAGAAATAAGGTCATTGCCAGCACACAGGCCAAGGATAAGTCATACGCCTTTCTTACCGCACTAAGCGCTCAGGATTTTCTGGATGAGATGCTGGTTAGCCGGGGAACCGCGAAGTTCGATGTCATGAAGCATTTCTCAGCGGATGCTCTGGAAGCTTTTCAGGAACGTTTTATGGGAATTATGGACGAATACCTTGAGGAATATAAAAAAGCCGGCAGGGAAGTTGCCCGCTATGAGTCTATTGATGAGTTAACCAAAAGTTTTATGAGCGGCAGCGTATAACATAGAACCGGGAAGCCGGCTGCCCGACTTCCCTTTGTTAAATGGCTATCCACCAAAACACGCCATATTTATCAATCAGATTTGCACAATACCTGTTCCAGTCGCATGGACCCAAAGAATCAATAACCTTCCCCCCGTTGCTCAATACATCAAATGCCCTTCGAACAGCTTCTTCACTGCCTATGTCAGAGACATTAAATGCCATCGTCTGCCAGGACTTTTTTTCACCCGTGTCACAGTTCTTTGGTGCTTCACTCACAGCCATAAATAACTTTCCATCTAAAGTTAATTCGCAATGCATGTATTCGTTCTTCGCTTCATTTTTTATTTCCAAGCTTTTCTCTAAACCAAAGGCACTACAATAGAAATCAGCAGCTTCTATGCTTCCTTTGACATAAACCTGTGTGCTAATTTTCAAGGTCATCCTCATTTCTCATAAAAATTTAATTATCATCCCCATGTGTGATGGACAATTACATTACTTATTCATAGCTCTGCTTGTAATGGCTTATAATTTCAGTGAACGTTTCTATCTCAACCTTTAATGAATCTATTATGCTATCTAGTTCATAGTGCAACCTACTATGTTGCTTCCAAAAATCCTCCTCAATTCTAACAATTGTATATAACAAGTCGCCCACATATAATTCCCCTGAATTAAATGGATTCCTGGCAAGTCTGTACAATGCAATGGGCACTAAATATTCAAGTGAAATTTGCTGAAGTATCATTAGTCTGAGATCTTCATTAGTCCAATATTCTAAGGGCAGCTTTCTTAATTCATGTACTTTTATAATTAATCCTGTTGAATGAATTGGGGCGTCTCCCCAATCCGTACTCTCAAGTTCATCCAGACACTTTTTGAAATCTATATCTTTTAAGTCCAAATAGAATCTCCCCCTTTCGTACAGAAACGCTAGCTAAAACAACTCCAAAAGCCCCTCGAAACTATTAATGATATAATCATAATCACTAACTTCT
This genomic interval carries:
- a CDS encoding DUF4386 domain-containing protein, whose translation is MVIKTNRRTAIQLGLLLISSMIFGVFSSVPALERSDYFEQLPNLEKHVLTAAFFQTAMAVAYVAITVLFYSLLKTYSERFVTGFVAFKLIGAGFLFLGIGFLPLLLEISQSAVSATPVNAVIFEWNAEWLRQGRDFVNHIGMILPWSIGSLILYYCLYTTRRIPRWLAVWGMIGSICTVAATLILLSDGISITTSAYMLLNAPTAFGELILALFLMIKGFNVDDKELRGAANNA
- a CDS encoding serine hydrolase domain-containing protein, yielding MKIIRRKGTIAAVGIILLIVIITTIACWHGIGTLFASGKYDNEQNMVETIMDKTATPGVAIVSSKQGKAEFKVYGYADVDQKKQVTEESLFELGSTTKAFTALAIILLQEEGALAYSDYISDYLPWFAPTYKGEKTKISINQLLVHTSGIPSWSIRLIPEGSTEEMLGTTIHKISGITLDTYPGTEHQYATVNYDILAMIIEQVTGISYQDYVTQHILVPLGMTDSYFSSGQEKKPDQLTQGYRVFFGKSLAYNAPRYYGNIAAGYLVTNIKDLEHWINAQMGISDVPDNLKNAIQQSHEVDIRAAGYEAKNQYYSFGWSNDRVNRVISHSGSNPNYSSQVIIDLERQEAVFVLANLNSTAPSLIAKNKYEQMNGNPMHNFKYDDSYIIIDLVSSFLVLLAAIGITLKVIKLAGGKNQSIIDENARRRKRIRARITLLFRALLLVVVLIWPYLLNYNYNMISVWMSYSVLLSMGLAAISCMLSIILACINCSCLKKSCYKSIV
- a CDS encoding pectin acetylesterase-family hydrolase produces the protein MKRKTGKWLKISLVALLALTLVGAGVVYAFVIKRPTQIAEYADTKPHKWNRVELGGNVRSSDGSEYYLLTKKGSSRNWIIFFSGGGVSWDAPSAASPMKITNILTGKDPGNYFANLPFYMLTLLDGIMADRPENPFREWNVAYIPYSTGDFHIGNRIAKYPEKDGSSLIVNYNGRNNVQSSLDWIYEHAVQPDKLLIAGESAGGFGSAFWAPEIAGHYKDAEIYQYSDSSFLYSDKWPGIVDNEWHADFKKNFGYPAAADLIGAAVRGNSRQMADGTVFLQSYSLYDEILTHFENKINDKAPVSSQSDAAAWSRRMTSAVRELAETLPNYVYFVTDDGLDAKKGTTSHTFATRDVLFKTEEDGVRLADWLDDIINKRQKYSVGGKLLSAPADEGERTEKKGAPEESVGTKGGE
- a CDS encoding SMI1/KNR4 family protein, which gives rise to MGNIAAVWPAFIQAMSEQERRFPEFLNEPATEEELLEAEQQLGFPLPEEVEELYRIHNGQNHMYGIVFGLDFLSLTELCRKWNDWKELIDSEGPEGLEELGGLCTSAPPGAIQTVYANLRWIPLFYDGSGNAVGVDLDPGEQGSMGQIINFGRDEDNKLVLAPNLAAFIPRYLTAFAGEVEIEAEDDEDDIFFSLDAHAIDVWKRKAKEGAH
- a CDS encoding GNAT family N-acetyltransferase; its protein translation is MRIQNIEFKSLSLDDLRPGLLDSFNRFQRVTRAWRTVEGERKLVDAPFIDNWDAATKNEIIAEDFHTCIHNGGKVICAVHNGQIAAFAALLRELFGSAQQYADLMQLHVSTDFRHAGLGRSLFMMAAEQAEAWGAQKLYISAHSAEETQAFYRALGCVDAVEINAHHVALEPFDIQMEYVIGRDKNQRKTD
- a CDS encoding nitroreductase family protein; amino-acid sequence: MSTALALPLEETIKTRSSVRTYSRESIEQGTKEQIQWFIGTLGNPFSAEVHFKLLQTEQAANARKLGTYGVIKGAKDYIGASVTNGALALEALGYEFEHLVLYATSLGLGTCWMGGTFNRSEFAKAMDVREGQLFPVISPIGYAAGKRRLTENIVRKVAKSDQRMPWETLFFRESFNNPLTPAEAGDYAYPLEMTRLAPSASNKQPWRIIRDADGQTYHFYEYKARGYSDALGYDIQKVDLGIAACHFQLAAEDKNLPGAFRVLPLPLTNPPEHLHYLFSWTPC
- a CDS encoding RNA-guided endonuclease InsQ/TnpB family protein, whose product is MMQSVTIKIRFFPSRSIELKLLSREYIRVINTLTEQAEKEGSFPKLTTKDVKAKLPSAVLNQAIRDAKSVFKKTKKEMKRPILRKPTYYINNQNYSIGNASIAFPIIVDNKAKKTIFPALLTERDQQFLQNAKCGLMRIVEKSGKWFAQVSLKIPTETTTGEQVIGIDFGLKVPAAVVTSEGKTRFFGNGRENKYMKRKFRSERKALGKKKKLCAIRKLDHKEQRWMKDKDHKVSRQIVNFAVENQVSVIHLEKLTNIRKTTRTSRKNEKNLHTWSFYRLAQFIEYKANMAGIKVEYVNPAYTSQKCPSCSTLNKAIDRKYSCPCGFHTHRDKVGAMNIIHAPVIGGNSQSA
- a CDS encoding nucleotidyltransferase domain-containing protein translates to MDEHTKHKLLEKNERLINMVIERVKRDFPEDIAIIALSGSFVTGDFHEKSDLDLIIINNTDRGWEISSCFILEDVGYDLYCTPWNTRIEQQANLESPMVSSLIHMKVLYCAKPEFLERLKGYQQKALDELAKPIGQTSLARAQAYIRMAKQYYAEALLAEETGAVRYAAGNLALELFNAINCLNNTFFQQGIKRYLEELRPLKYLPHHFEQTYLDLVNARSVDELRSMAFRLLKNTTVLYDQMQAELVEPPVPTYDNLKGTYEELWSNQRNKVIASTQAKDKSYAFLTALSAQDFLDEMLVSRGTAKFDVMKHFSADALEAFQERFMGIMDEYLEEYKKAGREVARYESIDELTKSFMSGSV
- a CDS encoding VOC family protein, with amino-acid sequence MTLKISTQVYVKGSIEAADFYCSAFGLEKSLEIKNEAKNEYMHCELTLDGKLFMAVSEAPKNCDTGEKKSWQTMAFNVSDIGSEEAVRRAFDVLSNGGKVIDSLGPCDWNRYCANLIDKYGVFWWIAI
- a CDS encoding contact-dependent growth inhibition system immunity protein; amino-acid sequence: MDLKDIDFKKCLDELESTDWGDAPIHSTGLIIKVHELRKLPLEYWTNEDLRLMILQQISLEYLVPIALYRLARNPFNSGELYVGDLLYTIVRIEEDFWKQHSRLHYELDSIIDSLKVEIETFTEIISHYKQSYE